A genome region from Pan troglodytes isolate AG18354 chromosome 3, NHGRI_mPanTro3-v2.0_pri, whole genome shotgun sequence includes the following:
- the KLHL8 gene encoding kelch-like protein 8 isoform X1: MASDSMNSKQARNHITKGKRQQQHQQIKNRSSISDGDGEDSFIFEANEAWKDFHGSLLRFYENGELCDVTLKVGSKLISCHKLVLACVIPYFRAMFLSEMAEAKQTLIEIRDFDGDAIEDLVKFVYSSRLTLTVDNVQPLLYAACILQVELVARACCEYMKLHFHPSNCLAVRAFAESHNRIDLMDMADQYACDHFTEVVECEDFVSVSPQHLHKLLSSSDLNIENEKQVYNAAIKWLLANPQHHSKWLDETLAQVRLPLLPVDFLMGVVAKEQIVKQNLKCRDLLDEARNYHLHLSSRAVPDFEYSIRTTPRKHTAGVLFCVGGRGGSGDPFRSIECYSINKNSWFFGPEMNSRRRHVGVISVEGKVYAVGGHDGNEHLGSMEMFDPLTNKWMMKASMNTKRRGIALASLGGPIYAIGGLDDNTCFNDVERYDIESDQWSTVAPMNTPRGGVGSVALVNHVYAVGGNDGMASLSSVERYDPHLDKWIEVKEMGQRRAGNGVSKLHGCLYVVGGFDDNSPLSSVERYDPRSNKWDYVAALTTPRGGVGIATVMGKIFAVGGHNGNAYLNTVEAFDPVLNRWELVGSVSHCRAGAGVAVCSCLTSQIRDVGHGSNNVVDCM, encoded by the exons ATGGCTTCAGATTCTATGAATAGTAAACAAGCTAGGAATCAcattacaaaggggaaaaggcAACAACAGCACCAGCAAATAAAGAACAGATCCTCAATTAGTGATGGTGATGGAGAAgattcctttatttttgaagcaAATGAAGCTTGGAAAGATTTTCATGGTTCTCTTCTTCGATTTTATGAAAATGGAGAACTCTGTGATGTCACACTCAAG GTTGGCTCAAAGCTAATCTCTTGTCACAAGCTGGTATTGGCTTGTGTTATTCCCTACTTTAGAGCCATGTTTCTTTCTGAAATGGCTGAAGCCAAGCAAACGCTGATTGAGATTAGAGATTTTGATGGTGATGCGATAGAAGACTTGGTAAAGTTTGTCTATTCTTCACGGCTCACTTTGACTGTTGACAATGTCCAGCCTCTCTTATATGCAGCCTGTATTCTGCAGGTTGAACTGGTGGCTAGAGCTTGTTGTGAATACATGAAGTTACATTTTCATCCCTCCAATTGCCTGGCAGTAAGAGCCTTTGCAGAAAGTCACAATCGAATAGACTTAATGGACATGGCGGATCAGTATGCCTGTGACCATTTTACTGAAGTAGTGGAGTGTGAAGACTTTGTAAGTGTATCACCGCAGCACCTCCATAAGCTTTTGTCCTCCAGTGATctaaatattgaaaatgaaaagcagGTCTATAATGCTGCCATCAAGTGGCTTCTTGCCAATCCTCAGCATCATTCCAAATGGTTGGATGAAACACTTGCACAG GTTCGTCTGCCATTGTTGCCGGTTGATTTTCTTATGGGTGTTGTGGCAAAAGAACAGATTGTCAAGCAAAATCTAAAATGTAGAGATTTACTGGATGAAGCAAGAAATTACCACCTTCACTTGAGTAGCAGAGCAGTACCTGACTTTGAATACTCCATTCGGACTACCCCAAGGAAGCATACTGCTG GTGTGCTGTTTTGTGTAGGTGGTCGAGGTGGATCTGGTGACCCCTTTCGCAGTATTGAATGCTATTCTATCAACAAAAACAGTTGGTTCTTTGGACCAGAAATGAATAGTCGAAGGCGACATGTGGGTGTAATCTCTGTGGAAG GTAAAGTGTATGCAGTAGGTGGACATGATGGAAATGAACATTTAGGGAGTATGGAGATGTTTGATCCTCTCACTAATAAATGGATGATGAAGGCATCAATGAACACAAAGAG GCGAGGAATTGCCTTGGCTTCCTTAGGAGGCCCAATTTATGCAATTGGAGGGTTAGATGACAATACTTGCTTCAATGATGTGGAGAGATATGACATAGAATCTGAtcagtggagtacagtggcaccaatGAATACTCCCCGTGGAGGAGTTGGCTCTGTTGCTCTAGTA AACCATGTTTATGCAGTAGGTGGCAATGATGGAATGGCTTCTTTATCTAGTGTGGAGAGATATGATCCACATCTGGATAAGTGGATAGAAGTTAAAGAAATGGGTCAACGAAGAGCGGGCAATGGAGTTAGCAAGCTTCATGGTTGCTTATACGTAGTTG GTGGTTTTGATGATAATTCTCCTCTGAGTTCAGTTGAGCGGTATGACCCCCGAAGCAACAAGTGGGATTATGTGGCAGCACTTACTACTCCCAGAGGTGGAGTGGGAATTGCAACAGTGATGGGCAAAATCTTTGCAGTTGGTGGTCATAATGGCAATGCATACTTAAATACAGTAGAAGCGTTTGATCCAGTGCTGAATAG GTGGGAGCTTGTTGGATCTGTGTCTCACTGCAGAGCTGGAGCAGGAGTAGCTGTGTGTTCCTGTTTAACTAGCCAAATTCGAGATGTAGGTCATGGATCCAATAATGTGGTTGACTGTATGTGA
- the KLHL8 gene encoding kelch-like protein 8 isoform X2 gives MFLSEMAEAKQTLIEIRDFDGDAIEDLVKFVYSSRLTLTVDNVQPLLYAACILQVELVARACCEYMKLHFHPSNCLAVRAFAESHNRIDLMDMADQYACDHFTEVVECEDFVSVSPQHLHKLLSSSDLNIENEKQVYNAAIKWLLANPQHHSKWLDETLAQVRLPLLPVDFLMGVVAKEQIVKQNLKCRDLLDEARNYHLHLSSRAVPDFEYSIRTTPRKHTAGVLFCVGGRGGSGDPFRSIECYSINKNSWFFGPEMNSRRRHVGVISVEGKVYAVGGHDGNEHLGSMEMFDPLTNKWMMKASMNTKRRGIALASLGGPIYAIGGLDDNTCFNDVERYDIESDQWSTVAPMNTPRGGVGSVALVNHVYAVGGNDGMASLSSVERYDPHLDKWIEVKEMGQRRAGNGVSKLHGCLYVVGGFDDNSPLSSVERYDPRSNKWDYVAALTTPRGGVGIATVMGKIFAVGGHNGNAYLNTVEAFDPVLNRWELVGSVSHCRAGAGVAVCSCLTSQIRDVGHGSNNVVDCM, from the exons ATGTTTCTTTCTGAAATGGCTGAAGCCAAGCAAACGCTGATTGAGATTAGAGATTTTGATGGTGATGCGATAGAAGACTTGGTAAAGTTTGTCTATTCTTCACGGCTCACTTTGACTGTTGACAATGTCCAGCCTCTCTTATATGCAGCCTGTATTCTGCAGGTTGAACTGGTGGCTAGAGCTTGTTGTGAATACATGAAGTTACATTTTCATCCCTCCAATTGCCTGGCAGTAAGAGCCTTTGCAGAAAGTCACAATCGAATAGACTTAATGGACATGGCGGATCAGTATGCCTGTGACCATTTTACTGAAGTAGTGGAGTGTGAAGACTTTGTAAGTGTATCACCGCAGCACCTCCATAAGCTTTTGTCCTCCAGTGATctaaatattgaaaatgaaaagcagGTCTATAATGCTGCCATCAAGTGGCTTCTTGCCAATCCTCAGCATCATTCCAAATGGTTGGATGAAACACTTGCACAG GTTCGTCTGCCATTGTTGCCGGTTGATTTTCTTATGGGTGTTGTGGCAAAAGAACAGATTGTCAAGCAAAATCTAAAATGTAGAGATTTACTGGATGAAGCAAGAAATTACCACCTTCACTTGAGTAGCAGAGCAGTACCTGACTTTGAATACTCCATTCGGACTACCCCAAGGAAGCATACTGCTG GTGTGCTGTTTTGTGTAGGTGGTCGAGGTGGATCTGGTGACCCCTTTCGCAGTATTGAATGCTATTCTATCAACAAAAACAGTTGGTTCTTTGGACCAGAAATGAATAGTCGAAGGCGACATGTGGGTGTAATCTCTGTGGAAG GTAAAGTGTATGCAGTAGGTGGACATGATGGAAATGAACATTTAGGGAGTATGGAGATGTTTGATCCTCTCACTAATAAATGGATGATGAAGGCATCAATGAACACAAAGAG GCGAGGAATTGCCTTGGCTTCCTTAGGAGGCCCAATTTATGCAATTGGAGGGTTAGATGACAATACTTGCTTCAATGATGTGGAGAGATATGACATAGAATCTGAtcagtggagtacagtggcaccaatGAATACTCCCCGTGGAGGAGTTGGCTCTGTTGCTCTAGTA AACCATGTTTATGCAGTAGGTGGCAATGATGGAATGGCTTCTTTATCTAGTGTGGAGAGATATGATCCACATCTGGATAAGTGGATAGAAGTTAAAGAAATGGGTCAACGAAGAGCGGGCAATGGAGTTAGCAAGCTTCATGGTTGCTTATACGTAGTTG GTGGTTTTGATGATAATTCTCCTCTGAGTTCAGTTGAGCGGTATGACCCCCGAAGCAACAAGTGGGATTATGTGGCAGCACTTACTACTCCCAGAGGTGGAGTGGGAATTGCAACAGTGATGGGCAAAATCTTTGCAGTTGGTGGTCATAATGGCAATGCATACTTAAATACAGTAGAAGCGTTTGATCCAGTGCTGAATAG GTGGGAGCTTGTTGGATCTGTGTCTCACTGCAGAGCTGGAGCAGGAGTAGCTGTGTGTTCCTGTTTAACTAGCCAAATTCGAGATGTAGGTCATGGATCCAATAATGTGGTTGACTGTATGTGA